The Clostridia bacterium DNA window GTTAAGGTTGCGGTTTTTGAGGGCATCGGCAAGACAGTCTTTAAGGACAGAGCGGAGTTCTCGGGTTCGCTGCTAAAGCAGGTCAATGATGTTTACGAGTACATCGGGAAGTACAACCGAACAAGAGCCGAGTTCTCGGGATTGAAGCGTATTGACATGCGTGATTATCCGCCGGAGGCTGTGCGAGAGGCGCTGCTAAACGCCATTGTTCACCGCGACTACTCATACAGCGGCAGCATCCTCATCAGCATCTTTGATGATCGTATCGAATTCGTCTCGCTCGGTGGGCTTCCGAAGGGAATAGCGCACAGCGATCTGATGCTGGGCGTTTCGGTCCTGCGCAATAGCCGACTTGCCAATGTGTTCTATCGCCTACATCTCATAGAGGCGTTCGGCACAGGAATTCCGAAAATCATGGAGTGCTATCGTGGGCGACAGGCACAGCCGGTCATCGAGATCTCAGACAATGCCCTTAGGATAACGCTGCCTAACACGAATCTCCACCGGGAGGTTTCTGTTGAGTCTGACGGCCTTTCAGATGCTGAGCGCAAAGTTATGGGCTATTTGATTGGGCGCAATGCCGTTTCGAGACGAGATATAGAAGCGACTATCGGGCTCTCGCAGAGCACAACCATCCGTGTTCTCAATGCGCTTACAGAGAAGCAGCTGGTCCTGAAGCACGGCAGGGGCAAAAACACAACATACGATGCTGCAAGCAGATAGGGCCTGCCAGTGGTAGCGCCTCCTGCTGCTCAAACAGCCTCCTGCATCCCCCTATCCCTCGATTTACAGATGGTCTTTGGGGATGAAGCGGGCGGAGTATGCCATGTCTCAGGTCCAGGGCTTGCCTTATACTGCCCTACAGTATCAGCTTGGTGAGACTGAGCCAACAAGCAGTGACGCGAGGGCTTGGCGCATGTAGCAAGCAGGCATATGAACCGGACGATCCGTGAAGGTCGGGCATCGTTCATGAGTGCAGTGCAACCCGGGCATCTGCGGCCCAGTCCGGATCCTTGAGCAGTGCTCGCCCTATGCCGACCAGATCGGCTTTCGCCTTGGCTATTATGGAGTCTGCCGTGTCGGGGCTCTTGATGCCGCCCGTCACGATCGTAGGCGCTCCGCTTTTACTGTCTTGGGCGAACCCTCGGTAAGCCTCCCCCCGTGGCGCCTGGCGGTATGGCGCACTCGCAGGAAATTCTTGCTCAAGTCGGGCCATCGCGATTCCACAACTTCGCCAACGCGCAGACCACAGAAAAGCATTATGAAGTAAGCCTCGTAATGCCTATGCGTCTTCGCGGTCGCCAGAAATCGCTGCTGCTCGGGCGTTCATATAACGCGCTGTCTCTTCCTGTATCGCGGATGCTCGATGCCGTCCGTGGGGTTTGTTGGGATCAGCTTCCATGCCACCGCCTGCCGAAACGCTTGACAGCAGACCACATGCACCAGAAGAACAGTTGCGCTGCCGTCGCCGCATTCCTTCTCTATCCCCCCTTGATCTTCCCATACATGTTCTGAATGTCGAGAGGTTTTATGTCTCGGAAACGCGCCACGCCTTTCTCGCGCTTGATATATGCAATTGCCTCTCTCTTGTTGCGCAATGTCTTCGGTTTCCAGTGCTTGTTTCTCGCGGCGTGAGCTAACCAGTAGTCGAAGTACTCTGCCACCGTCATCTTTGTGGGGTCCACCAGAACCCCCTTGGTGTAGTCGGTGACGATCTGAGCCATACGCGCAGTTGCGGCCCTCCTGTCGCCGCGGAATGTCTCCGTATGGTACTTCTTCTGCTTCTTCCCGTTGGCATCAGTAAAGGTGCCGATATATAAACGCAGTTCGAACGTATCCGGTCCTCGCTCCCGCACATGCCCGCCATACCTCCGGCCAGCCACGCCTCGTCACCTTCCCGCCTTGATCTCGTCCAGCCTCCGCAGAGCCTCGTGCTTGCTGCCGCGCATAGTCTCGTAGATGTAACGGTAACGGCGCATGCCATCCGGCATGACTGCGGAACCAGCGCATATGCGCAGTTGGTACGTGTTTGGTCCCCGCTGCCTTATCGACCCGCCGAACTTGCCCACCATTCTACCTGTCCCTCCCCTGCGCTTGTCCCAGCGTCCACAGCACGAAGGTGGCGTTATCCAGGTGCACCTGCGCAAGTTCGTGCAGCGTCACCTGCACCAGGAATCCGACACTCTTGTCGCCGATTGTTCGAGCTATAACCTGAATCATAAGCGCTGCCCTTCGGTACTCCTCTTTCGCGCGGTCGAGAAACGCCTGATACCGTTCGCGTTCCTCCGCGGGGTAATCCTCTTCCGCGAGTTGATAGCCCTCTGGGTCGGCAAGGCTCTCCATCGCTTTGTTTGTTTCGTCTATCACGGGTTGCATGTCGTGGACGCCCGCGTCGTCGAACATCGCTTCCCTGACTTTCCCCAGTTCGTTCTCCAGAATATCGCCGCGCACCATAAGTAGCATTGCCCAAACGTCCGCCCGCGACATCTCCTCCGCTGTCTGAGGAAGCGCAGATGCCGCCACTGGCCACGCAAGGATAGAGACCACCAGAACCAACGCCAAAATACTCGGTTTTCGCATGGTTTCACTCCTCCTTCATCTTGGTAATGCGCGTGTAGGTTATGACCTCGACAGCTACCCCGAGAATGTGTGCCGTCACCCTAGGCGCCATGCGAGGTCGAACGGACGGATTGGTTGCCGTTAGCACTATTCTGTCGCCCGCATAGCCGACGTATCTGAATGTCGCAGCCTCGGAACCGACGGCAACCAAAGCGATGTCGCCGTGCTCCGCTGTGAATTGCTTGCGCGTCAGAACCAAACTCACGTTTGGAGTCATGCCAACCCCTTCCATCGAGTCGTCTGTCACTCGCACTAAGAAGTGATCGTTAGCATCGCCGTCCAAATGATCCCTATCTACCGCAGCATAACCCACAACATTAGCCTCCTGGACCAATGGAGTAACCAGAGACGACGTGGTGCGTATGATAGGTAGTTGCACAATAGGGTTGTCCGATGCTCCGGCAACCTCTAGTCCCTCCAACCCGAGGTTGTAACCGGCCATCTGAATCAGCACGACCAAGGGAACCCCCAACGCATAAGCGACTTTTTCAAGTAAGGCTATTGTGGGGTTTTTGTAATCGTCGTGCTCCAGACGGCTGATTTCTGCGTTCGAGCAACCGGCAAGCCGGGCCAAATCCCGCTGCGACAACCCCTTATCGAACCGTGTTTTCTCGACAAAAGCTCCTAACGAGGCGTTCATGACACCTCCCTCCTTTGTTCCGAATTATCAACACTACCATACAACACTACGTTCGCCTCGTCAAGAAAGCGTGTCATCGAGAGATCATGAAAAGTGTTGATAATATCGAACGTATACGGTAGGCTGGAGCTGAAAAATGACAAAGATAAGCTAAACATAGGGGGGTGAAATCAATGGTTGTCCAGCGTACCGCCTCTGGTCCGCAGTCTAGTTCAGCGCAACCGCGCAAAATTCCTCTACCCTTAGAACTCTCCAACTTGCCCAAATTCCTGAAAATCTCGGAAGTTAGCGATTTATTGCGAGTGTCTAAACAGACTGTGTGCCAACTGATAAACGACGGCAGGTTGCCAGTTGTTAAGGCCGGGCGGTCGCTTCGCGGAGCGCGAGTGGTTAAATGTCAGTTAATCGAATGGATGAAGGGCGAGACGCAATGACTGGAGCCAAGATTTTCGCCTGCGACGGTGCGGGGGATCAGGTATTTCTGAGAGCGTCGCTGCAGGGCAACACGGCGGTACGGATCGGA harbors:
- a CDS encoding S24 family peptidase, giving the protein MNASLGAFVEKTRFDKGLSQRDLARLAGCSNAEISRLEHDDYKNPTIALLEKVAYALGVPLVVLIQMAGYNLGLEGLEVAGASDNPIVQLPIIRTTSSLVTPLVQEANVVGYAAVDRDHLDGDANDHFLVRVTDDSMEGVGMTPNVSLVLTRKQFTAEHGDIALVAVGSEAATFRYVGYAGDRIVLTATNPSVRPRMAPRVTAHILGVAVEVITYTRITKMKEE
- a CDS encoding ATP-binding protein codes for the protein VKVAVFEGIGKTVFKDRAEFSGSLLKQVNDVYEYIGKYNRTRAEFSGLKRIDMRDYPPEAVREALLNAIVHRDYSYSGSILISIFDDRIEFVSLGGLPKGIAHSDLMLGVSVLRNSRLANVFYRLHLIEAFGTGIPKIMECYRGRQAQPVIEISDNALRITLPNTNLHREVSVESDGLSDAERKVMGYLIGRNAVSRRDIEATIGLSQSTTIRVLNALTEKQLVLKHGRGKNTTYDAASR
- a CDS encoding helix-turn-helix domain-containing protein, which gives rise to MVVQRTASGPQSSSAQPRKIPLPLELSNLPKFLKISEVSDLLRVSKQTVCQLINDGRLPVVKAGRSLRGARVVKCQLIEWMKGETQ